atcttcgcagttatgaacgcaatttttacaattgcgtagagaagcctgaaaaattcaggacttcaacggggtttgaacccgtgacctcgcgattccggtgcgacgctctaaccaactgagctatgaacgggttcaaaccccgttgaagtcctgaatttttcaggcttctctacgcaattgtaaaaattgcgttcataactgcgaagatcatagcttcacttgatttcatatccgcagttcatatatgattcatttcatataccatttcatcactgattcattcctcacgggaccattagaacccacaaatgacctgctcccaacgtcagtggcttcatagctcagttggttagagcgtcgcaccggaatcgcgaggtcacgggttcaaaccccgttgaagtcctgaatttttcaggcttctctacgcaattgtaaaaattgcgttcataactcacgggaccattagaacccacaaacgacctgctcccaacgtcagtggcttcatagctcagttggttagagcgtcgcaccggaaccgcgaggtcacgggttcaaaccccgttgaagtcctgaatttttcaggcttctctacgcaattgtaaaaaattgcgttcataactgcgaagatcatagcttcacttgaaatattttgttgattttgatATTGAATGCAGCCAAAATCAAACACTGAAACAGGCTGATCTGGATTTGTCTTTTATTAAGGTGTGAAATATTAAAGCAATGAAGTTTATGACAATATTCTTCTAAATGGTTTGTCCATCTCCATCACCTAAATCAGGctttgaaattaatttatttcGTAAAAGTAATCCCATTTGCAAAAGCATAGACAAGACCCCTTGCAAAACCTAAGAAATGATGACCCCCCCCCCTATTaattgtttaaaagaaaattagcCCCCCTCTAGCCAATCTAAAACAGCCTTGACCCCCCCCTCCTTCTTtttttccctccccccccccctctacaTAAATAATGACCGATCcctaacactcagggtcttaaaataactgaggagaatgtgctgcctttgcagGCGCGTAACatcctatacgcatatacgcacgtgcgtactttaattgaccagaaaattttgaatttttagcaattgtttctatttttaacattttacttgtacgcaaccacgatttcgtgatgaaagcaccactttgtttaaattctaaaaattaaaacacaagctataccatgttctaacttagttttgcattgtactttttttgcactaacGATGCAAACAAAAAGGCcaggttgcaaaggagcgacgttccaagaacgttcgtgacaaaggagcgacgttccgagaacgttcttgacaattccagtcacgctagcacaaccaaagcaatgttttgtttgcgccaagtttgctcaaaataagggcaagacgctttgttctttgcttgtattcacacaactatttcgacaagaaataaagaacgcagtgtttttcgctcagtttacttaggtttctagatcatatgtacttgtgcgaacttgaaaaaatgaccacgctacgcgccttctttgtaattacatctgcgaatggttagactttgCCACCCCGGcaaggctcagtttgttatcaacggtcgaagccgtgaCCACTTTGGGGATGAAGCtaggcaagatttccgcacaggtccctacagCATTATGCATACGCTCTTATGttttaagaaaacaatagcgataacaatagactcTCTTTGGAACTGTGGTGCTTTGTTCTTTCTccttagaggtttttttttttttttaactgctcgaacttctgactgaaatacggaaaatcgaacatttttcCCTGCAATTTTGGCACTTTTCCTGCGGTTTTAGcttttttaaaagattttaGAATAAGCGAAAAAGGTGGAGTTTTTCAAGCAATCATTGTAATATAGGGTTAAGATTCTCATACATAACAAacagaccaaataaaagtactgttcaggcgcgtagcgtcctatacgcaaataCACACGTGCgcacttgaagtgaccagaaaattttgaaattttaagcaattgtttctatttttaatttttacttgtacgcaaccaagattttcTTACGGaaacaccactttgattaaattctaaaaactaaaacaaaagctataccttGTTCTTACCTAGCTTtgcattgtattttttttttttcacactaagcaatgcaatgttgtttggtcagcgtgcaacaaaaaggcgaagttgcaaaggagcgacgttccaagaacgttcttgacaaaggagcgacgttctgagaacgttgttgacaattccagtcaagctagcacaaccaaaacaatgttttgtttgcgccaaggttgctcaaaataagggcaagacgctttgttctttgcttgtattcacacaactatttcgaacaagaaataaagaacgaagtatttttcgcttagtttacttaggtttctagatcatatgtacttgtgcgtacttgaaaaaatgaccacgctacgcgcctgctgttatcaaaaatttaatggctaccttctttttttttttcgtgaagttTCTTCCTTTCTCGGTTTGCGAATTCGCCGAAACAATAGTACTGCAATGTGTATGTtctcttcctttcctgtataaGGCATTGCCATTTCAGGATCACGAATGGTGCATTTCGTGGGCTTTTGCGTTTTATCTCTCTTTGTCGCAGATCGGCGCAATACGTCTTGCTCGCAAGACTGCTATTGTGtcgatggtgggttgagatgaaagttcaatctttgtccattgattctgatgtggaattgtgaccgtgggaacattttatccaggaatatttgactcgaATTGGTGGCACTCGTAGAATTTATTTACAAACGACATAATTTGTTTATGAACATTTTTGCTTTGTAGCCCTAAATAaggtaaaactaaaaaaattttCTTCTTGGGAACTGTGATGGTTCAGTGGAGTCAATGATTTGTCTTGTTGCATTTGCAAGACATCATTCAtgttattataattaacaaCACCTCTGGGGTAACCCTAATGTGACAGGAAACAACGAAACACGAGCTGTGAACAAGTCCCATTTAGTGTAAAGACCAACGAAAGTTTTCTTTCGATAAATTGATGTCGAAAAAGTATGATTATGACGTTTGATAAGTACATCAAGAACTAAATTTGATGTTTACATGGCAGCTTTTGAAATAATGTAGAAATTGAAGAGCATTGTTTTTACTGTCGAACAGAGTGAAAGTATCATCAACATATCGAAACCAAATAGAAGGACGACCGGTGTAATTAAGAACCCACTCCTCTTCGAAATGGCACATAAAGGTATTGGCTAAATATCTTTTAGCTGTTTGTGTGCTATTTTTGATATTCTTATTCCGCATTAGGGTCAATTGAACGAGCCCTAAATGTTGGGATGGTTTAGCCGACATTTTGCTATAATCCACTTAATGATCTCCTTCGTTTCTCAGTGTGACTACGGTGCTAATTACGTAGCCAGGCGACTGAAGGacctttattatataaacaccaatgaaataacaaatgagctttcgcgcgaaaacatgatatcttcacatgtTATCTTCACTCGTGAAAAGATCATTGTttctatggttacatataaaaatcgtgccattcgatgcctttcgtaaatgatttagtatttcattggtgtttatataataaaaagaatattacatggccacttggaaatacgaaatttctcttgtcgtgttgaaaaatatttcactcattTCGTCGcggccgtgtaatatcctctattttaCAACTCACGCGCTTCTCACATGCAACCTGGGGAACGCCACTTTCCTGACTTGCTTAGTCGGTCCATTTCGATTACACAATTGGTTAAGGAAATTCCATGTGTAGTGTAAAACTGCTGCTTTAGACTGGCATTATTTCTTAATCCTTTTTGCCAGTATCTCGTCCAAATAGTTACTTGTGTTtcaacaagtgctttttttcgTGAACACGCCCTTTTCCGTAGATCACATCATGTGAAAATCACTGATCCCAAGTTTGCGTGTTTTCAGCCGATGTTTTGCGAATCGGAGCTGTCACGTCATTAAATTGGAGACACGCGTTGAAATCGGTGTTCCTAGGAAATTCTACCCAAAGTTTTACAATATTGAACAGATAATTATGTCACGATTTTACTGATACAGTTCAAGAATAACAAGCTTTGGATTTCTATCTATGGAATGAGCCAACCATATCACAAAGTTAACCGCCATCAGGGCTACGGATGGTTGTTTGTAACaaagtttatttattcatttataccACAcatgaaaaaggagaaaagaacaaaaagtcaATACAACTTATGTAGGGTATAAGGCCACCTAGAAAATAACTAAGAAAGCCAATCTAGCTAGGAGGCAACAGCTTTCTCGTTTTTGCTTGTGATTCTTGCGCCTAATAAAAGACTAAAGAAATATCGAAAAACTACTGGCCAAAATAATATCCACTTCTTTCATGTCGCCTCCCCTGATTTAACTTTAATTTTGATgggaaatttggaaaatttttggAAGTTAAGGTTTTTTCGAGGCTCGTCAAGTGCGGGCACGTCACTTGAAGTGAGGAACAACTCATAGTACCACTGAATCAAGCAAGCCAGCCCTGACATGTGCGACCCGCAACCGTGATGGCTTCTCGGTGTATGTCTGTGTGAGTGTGTGTGTAGCACGTGATTCTGGCATTAAAATATTTGTCACGTCTTTAGCGTCAACTGgcaattttccttttcttttctttttttcaaactgtCATTACGAAGATCCGCAACTTCTTTTCGATATCGGAGATGTATAATCTTTTAACTGATAATTCAATAGATGGAAAATACTCCCAGTTTCAAGTCACTGCAATTGGTGCACCAGATAGCCGCTCACTCCCGCCCTCACTCACATGCTTCGAACACTCCCACGTGATATTTATTTGGTTCTGGCACGAAAGTCAGTGCTGTATTTCACTTTGTTGTACTAAGCCCATTTCCAGTTCTCGTTTAAAAGAACGCGAAGAGCATCAAGCAGTTTTTACCCAAAATGAAATTCCTGGAAAATTGTTCTCAATTTGCTGTACCTTTTGTTTTTATCTGGTTATTGTTTCCTGGATTGTCTTATACCTCCAAAGCCCTGACGCTCTCGCAGCAAACAGAAGACGGCGATACTGGAGTTGAAGCTGCCAGTCGAACCAGAAGAATAGCGGAAACTCCTACGAACGAAAACAATTCGAATCCGACTTCGATGGGCAAACTACGTTTGCCATGTTCCAAGCCATCCATGGACGATTTTCCAGGTGATTTTATGAGTCAGGAAATGCGAGTACACGGTGGGGCTATCGTACACTTGTTTCTCGTGATATATATTTTCATTGGTTTAACCATCCTGTGCGAACACTACTTCGTTCCATCTGTGGAGAAGATGGGCCGCAAATTACACTTAAACCGTGATGTCTGTGGAGCAACATTGATGGCCATGGCAACCTCTGGCACCGAACTGGGCACATCTATCATCGGCGTTTTCATTACAAAGAGCGACATTGGATTAGCAACTATGGCAGGAAGTATGGCCTTTGATTCGCTTTTTATCGTGGCAATCTGTGGTCTGTTCGCCAGCTCCACGCTTCGTCTATCACGATGGCCTCTCGTGCGTGACAACTTAGGTAACCTAGTAAGTGTCACGGCATTGACTGTGGTCACGTACGACAGAAAAGTTTATTGGTACGAAGCTGCAGGGTTGTTGTCATTATACTTTCTCTATTGCGTTGTCATGTACTATAATAATAGCCTCGAGAGAATATTTAAGGGAATTGAATCACGCACGAAAAGAATCGTTGACGTAGAAACAGAACTTACTGAAAGTGAAAAGAAGAAACTTATCCCAACAGACGACAGCGGTGATGAAGACACCATGCGAGACAGTGCTGTTCACGAAATTCAAGTCATTCACTCAAATAACGATCTTCCAGACTCAGTTCTTTATAATGTAATATCTTCGATTCAGTGGGTGATTATGTTACCATTCACATGCTTGTATTCCGTGACCATTCCTGACTGTCGAAACTACAGGTGGGAAAATTGGTTCTTGATCACTTTCCTTGTCTCTTTGGTTTGGATGTTATTACTTTGCTATCTATTAGTTTGGATGGTTGCAATCATTGGCTTTACCCTTGGTATTCCAGATGCTGTCATGGGATTAACTTTCATGGCAGCAGGAACCAGTGTGCCTGATGCTTTATCCAGCTTGATTGTTACCCGGCAAGGGGAGGGTGACATGGCTGTTTCCCATGCAAATGGAAGCAACATGTTTAATGTTTTATTTTGCCTTGGGTTTCCCTGGCTTCTCCAAACAACAGTGGTTGATGTGGGAGGCCAAATCACTGTTATGAGTGAAGGAATGATGTTTACCACTCTTTGTCTTTATGCAGCTGTGGTCCTCCCTTTTGTAATTATAATGTTCAACAAATGGTACTTGAACAAGCGCCTTGGAATTGCATTCATAATACTGTACCTTTTGTTTACGGCtatttttgtcctttttggGATAAACATGTTTGGTCAATTTGCCTTAAGGATGTGTTCCTCGTAACTTATTTCAAATATTGATGGTTGCATGTGACGTCACGTCAGCGATGTTGGATGGCAAGAGCAAGAACCTGTCTGGAAGTTAATAATTGTACTGcattgccatccaacatggctgctgtgtcACGTTGCtacaaaccaagaattgttggttttcatagGTTGCAatagcggccatgttgttgACCCTAACTAATCCTCTGGCAAGAACAATGAGTTGACAACCATAAATTAACTACCATAAGGAAGATTTAGGAGCTGACCAAGGGTGAATGCCGCAAACATCAATTTCAATTTACCTTTATGAGCTCATTTTGAGAAAACCCATTTGTCTTTCACTTCCCAGGAAGGCAGAGCCAAAACTTCTCATCCTCGGTGAAAAACAGGGCTGCTTATTACAAGAATGAAAACCAAGTATAATTGAAAACATGGTTAATTAATGTAGTGTTTGGCATCCATTACTCTACATCAAATACTCTAAAGTGATCTTCTCTTGAGGGCACTGTTGATATGGAAGAGCACAAACTTTCAACCAACAAACCTCTTGGCTAAACTTCAAATGAAAAAATCAAGGGATCATTGAAGTAGCCAAGATTCAAAATCCTACCCATGCCCAGttaattttgaaaattatcagtAACACACACATCTTTGTAAAATAAGACTCAATATCTTCCTGGTGTTAAAGGCTCCTATTGATTGTGGAAAAAAATTGGGAATTATAACATATTCTTTTTGCTTAATAACATAATAATGTAGAATATAAGAAGTCATAAATATGAGAGCAAATGGGAATGTATGGGAATTTACTGTGATGAGTAGAAGGTGAGCCCTACACTACACAGATCTGCTGAACTTTTGaaatgatatgatgatgatgaggatatGACGTGTGTATGTAGACGTGCATGTGTCATCTCTGAATCCTGCTTGCCAACCTTTCTTTCTATCAGTCTTTAACCTTGTAATTTACATGTCTGACATTCACACCTACAGATGAAGCAAGCAACTCAAAAACCAAACAACAGAAAGATTAGAGACAAAATTAGTGAGAAATACAAAGGAAAAGCCTTTGCCTGCAGGATTGATTCAGATGAAACATcacgttttttgttttgtttttttgttttttgttttttttgaaaaagtatgTTATGTATACAAAATGTTTGCAACCATAGTgtgttcaagttcaagttcaattaTTGTACCCTACACAGGTGCAGCAATACTTAACAAGGCACGTACTGTAATAACACATAAGACAGTTTACAAGACAAAATAAgataaaatgattaaaaacacaTTATTCCATTGTACGATAGACAAAATTACAGGgtatgataattaacaattagacccgtagcccttgcggcccttgagggtgaagggtctaattgttttagtatcacccaactagtcttCTTCTTCCCAacgtgtctcagaatacaggcaattaacgtcacaaagtttcCCCCAAATGTAACTTCCTTTCAGGAATTCCATTCTGatcggaaaaagaggactacctttggaggttgtccacaatttccgaaaagattttccggaaagttgcctttccatttgacctcaaaccgaaatttccggattttttggctaaatggtaagcacccatggtaacccatcgataagagaaattttggttttatagccatgatgtcATCTACTGTCTGTACGTCCACcactccatgtatgccaatgtgaccagtatcatgctggtttacagcatacatatttgatttggacatccatgttttgatcaattgacacctgtcaaagcaaagtatctgctgaccagtatcacgtgaccatatcgcgtgctcaagcttagagctcaccgaggtcagctggttttttttaagttgactgctgaccaggtattGGTTTTCGATTGCATTGCACTTCGTTGTTcgtgcgctttctgtggctcgatgcgGCTAGACGGCCatatactacgtcaactatagttcttggaagaccttagacagcaatgaccagaactaggttgctgaccagcggtacgtctttgttaaaacaatggtttgctgggggtgctcactctcgcgggctcagaaaacccggttgtggtcattgttatttaaggtttttcataGTAGTTATATTTACACACTCAACGCTTTTCGAGTTTAGGTGGAAAAccgtttggaaaatgttttctttctccatttttcgctggtttcaatccagtttgacatatcataactgtggtccacactggcagCCACGCAGTTATTCATGTCAAGCATCAGaaggatataaacttaaagctgactgtttatttttaatttgcttagagctgcttttttctctgtatttcaatttttggcatatctttagaagctctgataaggttacatgatgcttagaggacctatgactagaacagaaacaaaaggagagtgaaagagaacgacaatgacaaaacagaataccagtaatagctcatactcagtgcaagaagttactccacaaattctgtccttgggcactaaatcgtttgttatttttaaaaagtggtttaatcggtttttcctttgttcaggaatgaaaatcaattttttttgtcaaatggaattaaatattaaacaattattggatgaggtttttttgatatccggaataatcaagttCGAGGTAAGTcagtgttatcagccgaagctgaaggctgaggatgaagttcccggtgttgtggctgtcctctgtgtgtatatgggtgggtgggtatagcaggtctacatcagctgaatagctgccaaaacttcaacctgcttaaacaaataaataacaaacaaacaaacactaaccgagacctttattattccggatatcacaaaaactgaatctaataattgttttattacacattgttttgaagaaaataacgacaaacgcattatcgcagcgatcacagtttagtttcaaacacattgctcttggaaatcatgcattgcgcgcgactaatctgtaggtacagattagtgaataatctgtaggttgcgctgtttcccagaattaactgtaggcttttagcctaCACAGATgatgactacaatgtataataaaaacaattatctgtactctttcggacataaagaaaaagttgatttgtttgtttgtttgttttgctctaacatgcgagcgaacaagtgctttttaatccgtttacCCAACtagtttttcgatgtgcctcgacagtgacaagaaaattttgccgttaaggcctggccaaacgctcgcaacatttcaacgcaacattgttgggcacaacatgttgcatgggttcccgggggggggggggggggcctcccatatggaacagacggggatgctcgtcggaaattttgaatttaacccctaaaggagaccatctgggcgtggctcaagctttttgtgaccctaagggagactaatctgggcgtggcttaaggaaattttgacccctaaaaacaagttaaaaagaaaatttgacttctgtttctcttcaaATAATTCTGTGTTTCTCCGCGGAACCCTGAGCGAGACCTTGgcagcttaaaatattggcgctttgcctgGAACACCCTGAgagagaccaaaatccaaaatttacacccctaagcgagacgacgagcatccccgtctgtttcatatgggagtgcccccccctccccgggcaTGCGTTTGACCACCCTGTTGcaatatgttgcaacatgttggatgatgttggatcaagtttgaaaacggtcaaatttttcgtgccacatttattttggatgttgcatgatgttgtactagTTTGGCCATGTTCactcacgcaacattgttgagctagggcatgcgcgctaggtccacttgttgcacGCCagggagtttgagtagccaatcagtgcgcgagttcaacgctatccgcTGTTTTAGTCAAGAGCCATTAATTAATGGGCTACTGTTTCATTATATACTAAATAGTTATATATTGATTTCAACAATCTCGTTGGCTGTCAGGTTTTAGCAGGCTACCAGGTAGGAGCTTGTGAAATTCCACAATGCAATGGGCACCGATATTGaggatccgccattttgtttccgtTCCTGCTCCTGTCGTGTTCTCTTGGAGACATCGAAATGGACACAGTgttaaaaaaactgaaactCCAAGATCTGACTGAGAAATTTCAAACTGAACACATTACTCCGGACATTGTTTGCAAGTTGGCGGTACACGAAATGGAAATGTTAGGCAAAATTCTCACAGTGATATGATGTCTTTGCGTACAGAATGCACCAAATTTGGGGGAGAAGCACCACAGTCTGTGCTTGGTGATTTGCTACAAGAGGGATTTACAATCAAGGAAATATCTTCGATCCTTGCTGTATCAGAGAGTACGGTTTACCGGAGGATGAGGCAATACGGATTGAGCAAGTTCGAGTTCACTGACATTTCCGACAAAGACCTCGACGCGGAAGTTGAAAAAGTTACTGTAGAATTTCCTTATTGTGGGGAAGACTTTATCAAGCAAATTTTTTATCAAAAAGGTGTTAAGGTGTTATCGATGGATTTAGTCGCCTGTCCGTCGCAATAGAAtgccacaacaacaacaaggctGAAACCGTGTTGCATTAATGTTTTTTAAAGGGCGTGGAAATGTACGGTCTCCCAAGTAGGGTGCGATCGGATAAAGGACGAGAGAATGTGTTAGTTGCTGACTACATGATAACAAGAAGGGGTGCAGAAAGTGGTAGTATGATCACTGGTAAGAGCACTCACAACCAGCGTATCGAAAGGTTGTGGCGGGATGTTTTTGAGGGTGTTTTGGGCCTTTATTATCAACTATTCTATTTCATGGAGGACAAAGGTATTTGACACCCATTCAATGACCGTCATATTACTGCTCTTCATCATGTTTTCCTGCCAAAAAGTAATGAAAAGTTGGAGTTGTGGAGAAATGCCTGGTGCAGACACCATTTAAGAACAATGAAATCTTCTCCACTGCATGTATGGGTTGCTGGCCAGCTGCAGAGTCCAGATGGTATTGAAGAAGACTTTATCGATGTGGAACATTATGGTGTGGAAGGAGTCCTTTGTGGTGAAAGAGATGAGGACAGCAGGCCAATTTTTGAGATGCCCCATACACTCAGCGATCATTGTTTGGAATCCTGTAGAAACCAAGTACCGTCAAGTTGGACCTCTACCAACTATGGGATAGATGTGTATTTACAAGCACTAAGCATTACTGAAAATTCTAGTGGTCTCCATTAATCATTGCTGTCATAATAATTCTTGCTTCCCTGTAAGGCGAAGCAACAGACTGTTAActtcttttgtgtttttttttcttttatcacaCTCTAGCCTACACCTGTAAGCAAAACTTCTGACAATGACATGTAGCAAGGATCAAGTACATAGTTGGTCTAGCTTTGGGTGTTTGTTGTGTAATGCTTGCATGGAACTCAACTGACAGCTGCATCAGAGATTGGGGGACTATTAAATGACCGAGGAAGGGATGAGGCCTTGCCTTTTTGACCAGGTCTCGTCTGTCTAAATCTTGCAGTGTTTGAGAGGATAATTTTgtctttacagtttttttgataGTATGAACCCATCATCGTGTTACTTTTCCTAATTAATGAATTGTGCGACACTGAGGAAttagtgtttttttaaattctcttaGTAGGGATAAGCAGAGTTACAACTGGCTGTTTACCAATGTTATCAAAGTTATGTAAAACATGAACAAGCAAGAAAAATTTGCAACAGTTTAGAAGCACTACACATTTCCAAAATATGCACACCAAAAGGCAACATCAAATGTCTCAAAAAGCTCTGCTTCACTGGGAAGAGGTGTGGTCAGAGATCCACGAACAAGCTTCAAACTATTTACACAAGTGTTGGATGTTGGAAAAAAGAGTGAGTTCTCACAAAACTCTATTGAAGGATGCATCTTGAAGCCTAAGATTGGCTCTTCATCTGTGCCTGTTACGAACCTCAGCACATGACCTAGGGTCACTCAaacttttcattaatttttggcaGGCAAACATGATGAAGAGCAGTAATATGACGGTCATTGAATGGGTGTAAAATACCTTTGTCCTCCATGAAATAGAATAGTTGACAATAAAGGCCCAAAACACCCACAAAAACATCCCGCCACAACCTTTCAATACGCTGGTGTTGAGTGCTCTTACCAGTGATCATACTACCACTTTCTGCACCCCTAAAGGACGAGAGAATGTGTTAGTTGCTGACTACATGATAACAAGAAGGAATGCAGAAAGTGGTAGTATGATCACCAGTAAGAGCACTCACAACCAGCGTATCGAAAGGTTGTGGTGGGATGCCGATCGCACCCTACTTGGGAGACCGTACATTTCCACGCCCTTTAAAAAACATTAATGCAACACGGTTTCagccttgttgttgttgtggcaTTCTATTGCGAAGGGTAGGAGACTAAATCCATCGATAACGCCAGCAATAACAAAGTACCACCGTACAAACTTGTGGTTGGTGTCAATATGCCAGAGGTGGTTTGGCCCCGTTACGTTGTAGACTCGTTGATGCAATCGTCCTTTCTTTCTTGCATTGACCCCATCATGGTCAACCCTATGTATACTGTCTCTGACTCTCATCCTCTGCACCTTAACACCTTTTTGATAAAGAATTTGCTTGATAAAGTCTTCCCCACAATAAGGAAATTCTACAGTAACTTTTTCAACTTCCGCATCGAGGTCTTTGTCGGAAATGTCAGTGAACTCGAACTTGCTCAATCCGTATTGCCTCATCCTCTGGTAAACCGTACTCTCTGATACAGCAAGGATCGAAGATATTTCCTTGATTGTGAATCCCTCTTGTAGCAAATCACCAAGCACAGACTGTGGAATAAAGAAAATGGGGGCACCACACGTTCCCTCGAGTTTCTTCGGTGCTTCTCCCGCAAATTTGGTGCATTCTATACGCAAAGACATCATATCACTGC
The genomic region above belongs to Montipora capricornis isolate CH-2021 chromosome 8, ASM3666992v2, whole genome shotgun sequence and contains:
- the LOC138060517 gene encoding sodium/potassium/calcium exchanger 3-like; translated protein: MKFLENCSQFAVPFVFIWLLFPGLSYTSKALTLSQQTEDGDTGVEAASRTRRIAETPTNENNSNPTSMGKLRLPCSKPSMDDFPGDFMSQEMRVHGGAIVHLFLVIYIFIGLTILCEHYFVPSVEKMGRKLHLNRDVCGATLMAMATSGTELGTSIIGVFITKSDIGLATMAGSMAFDSLFIVAICGLFASSTLRLSRWPLVRDNLGNLVSVTALTVVTYDRKVYWYEAAGLLSLYFLYCVVMYYNNSLERIFKGIESRTKRIVDVETELTESEKKKLIPTDDSGDEDTMRDSAVHEIQVIHSNNDLPDSVLYNVISSIQWVIMLPFTCLYSVTIPDCRNYRKAEPKLLILGEKQGCLLQE